From Perognathus longimembris pacificus isolate PPM17 chromosome 4, ASM2315922v1, whole genome shotgun sequence, one genomic window encodes:
- the LOC125349969 gene encoding tetratricopeptide repeat protein 30A2-like produces MALQNSAQIPDGEFTAMVYRLIRDAHYAEAVQLLDAELQNSPKSRAGLSLLGYCYYHLQEFALAAECYEQLGQLYPDIEQYRLYQAQALYKACLYPEATRVAFLLLDNPAYHSRVLRLQAAIKYSEGDLPGARSLVEQLLGGEAGEERGGENDPDGQVNLGCLLYKEGHYEAACSKFFGALKASGYQPDLSYNLALAYYSNRHYASALKHIADIIECGIRQHPELGVGMTTEGIDVRSVGNTSVLHQTALVEAFNLKAAIEYQLKNFEAAQETLTDMPPRAEEELDPVTLHNQALMNMDTRPTEGFEKLQFLLQQNPFPPETFGNLLLLYCKYEYFDLAADVLAENAHLTYKFLSPYLYEFLDAMITCQTAPEEAFIKLDGLAGLLTEQLQRLTKQVQEARHNKDDDLVKKTVNEYDDVLEKYIPVLMAQAKIYWNLENYSMVEKIFCKSVEFCNEHDVWKLNVAHILFMQENKYKEAIGFYEPIVKKHYDNILNVSAVVLANLCVSYIITSQNEEAEALMRKIEKEEEHLSYGDPDKKIYHLCIVNLVIGTLYCAKGNYDFGISRIIKSLEPYNKKLGTDTWYYAKRCFFSLLENMSKHMIVLCDNVIQECVQFLEHCEVFGRNIPAVIEQPLEEDRTYTGMNTVTYESRQLKALIYEITGWNM; encoded by the coding sequence ATGGCCCTACAAAACAGCGCTCAGATCCCCGACGGGGAGTTCACAGCCATGGTGTACAGGCTCATCCGCGATGCCCACTACGCAGAGGCCGTGCAGCTGCTCGACGCAGAGCTGCAGAACAGCCCCAAGAGCCGCGCCGGCCTCTCCCTGCTCGGCTACTGCTACTACCACCTGCAGGAGTTCGCCCTGGCCGCAGAGTGCTATGAGCAGCTGGGCCAGCTCTACCCCGACATCGAACAGTACCGCCTgtaccaggcccaggccctgtacAAGGCCTGCCTCTACCCAGAGGCCACCCGCGTCGCCTTCCTCCTCCTCGACAACCCTGCCTACCACAGCCGGGTCCTCCGCCTGCAGGCCGCTATCAAGTACAGTGAGGGAGACCTGCCAGGGGCCAGGAGCCTGGTGGAGCAGCTGCTGGGTGGGGAagctggagaggagagagggggtgaGAACGACCCTGATGGCCAGGTCAACCTGGGCTGTTTGCTCTACAAGGAGGGACACTATGAAGCTGCCTGTTCCAAGTTCTTTGGGGCCCTGAAAGCCTCAGGCTATCAGCCTGACCTTTCCTACAACTTAGCTTTGGCCTATTACAGCAACAGACACTATGCTTCAGCTCTGAAACATATAGCTGACATTATTGAGTGTGGAATCCGCCAGCACCCAGAGCTGGGTGTGGGCATGACCACTGAGGGCATTGATGTTCGCAGTGTAGGCAACACCTCAGTCCTCCACCAGACTGCTCTGGTGGAAGCCTTCAACCTCAAGGCAGCCATAGAATACCAGCTGAAGAACTTTGAGGCTGCCCAAGAAACTCTCACTGACATGCCCCCTAGGGCAGAGGAAGAGTTAGACCCTGTGACCCTGCACAACCAGGCACTCATGAACATGGATACCAGGCCTACTGAGGGCTTTGAAAAGCTGCAGTTTTTGCTCCAACAGAATCCCTTCCCCCCAGAGACCTTTGGCAACCTCTTACTGCTCTACTGTAAATATGAGTATTTTGATCTGGCAGCAGATGTCCTGGCAGAGAATGCTCATTTGACTTATAAGTTCCTCTCACCCTATCTCTATGAATTCTTGGATGCAATGATCACTTGCCAGACAGCTCCTGAAGAGGCTTTCATTAAGCTTGATGGGCTAGCTGGACTGCTGACTGAGCAGCTCCAGAGACTCACTAAACAAGTACAAGAAGCAAGACACAATAAAGATGATGACCTTGTCAAAAAGACAGTGAATGAATATGATGATGTGCTTGAGAAGTACATTCCTGTTTTGATGGCCCAGGCAAAAATCTACTGGAACCTTGAAAATTATTCAATGGTAGAGAAAATCTTCTGCAAATCTGTGGAATTCTGTAATGAACATGATGTGTGGAAGTTGAATGTGGCTCATATTCTTTTCATGcaggaaaacaaatataaagaaGCCATTGGTTTCTATGAGCCCATAGTCAAGAAGCATTATGATAACATCCTGAATGTCAGTGCTGTTGTGTTAGCCAATCTCTGTGTTTCCTATATTATAACCAGTCAAAACGAAGAAGCCGAGGCATTGATGAGGAAgattgaaaaggaagaagagcacCTATCCTATGGTGACCCAGACAAGAAAATCTATCATCTCTGCATTGTGAATTTGGTGATAGGAACACTTTATTGTGCCAAAGGAAATTATGACTTTGGCATTTCTCGAATTATCAAAAGCTTGGAACCTTACAACAAAAAACTTGGGACTGATACTTGGTATTATGCCAAAAGATGCTTCTTCTCCCTATTAGAAAACATGTCCAAGCACATGATAGTGCTTTGTGACAATGTCATTCAAGAATGTGTCCAGTTTCTTGAACACTGTGAAGTTTTTGGCAGAAACATACCTGCTGTTATAGAGCAACCCCTGGAAGAAGATAGAACATATACTGGAATGAATACAGTCACATATGAGTCCAGACAGTTAAAAGCTTTGATATATGAGATCACAGGATGGAATATGTAG
- the LOC125350518 gene encoding 60S ribosomal protein L36a-like produces MINVPKTRRTFCKKCGKHQPHKVTQYKKGKDSLYAQGKRRYDLKQSGYGGQNKPIFRKKAKTTKKIVLRLECVEPNCRSKRMLAIKRCKHFELGGDKKRKGQVIQF; encoded by the coding sequence ATGATCAATGTACCTAAAACCAGAAGGACTTTCTGTAAGAAGTGTGGCAAGCATCAGCCTCATAAAGTGACCCAGTACAAAAAGGGCAAAGATTCCCTGTATGCCCAAGGGAAGAGGCGCTATGATCTGAAGCAGAGTGGCTATGGTGGGCAGAACAAGCCAATATTCCGCAAGAAGGCTAAAACCACCAAGAAGATtgtgctgaggcttgaatgtGTTGAGCCTAACTGCAGATCCAAGAGGATGCTGGCCATAAAGAGATGCAAGCATTTTGAATTGGGAggagataaaaagagaaagggcCAAGTGATCCAGTTCTAA